The Klebsiella africana sequence TCGTAGTGAGAGGCTGCTTCGGGATCGAACGTTTTCGGCGTGGTTTGGCCCAGGGTGAGTTCACGCCAGGCGTTGAAGCGGTTGAATAAGTCACCATGGATTAAAAATTCCTTTATAGAATCTAAAGGCATCAAACGCCAGCTATCCGATTTCTTATCCTCAGGCAATGCTTGTAAAGGTACTTTTAGCGGTGCGCCAGCAGAAAATGCTGAAGCATACAAGTCATGCAAAACTACCTGAGATAGCAATAAGCTGTCATCCTCACCATTCGCTTTCCCCTGATCCCCCGGCGGATATCCTCCACCAATATCCGAATGCATTCCCGGGTAAACCACCTCAGTGGCACAGGGCGGGTATTTGCCGTTTGCCCGCCGCACCGAGTCCAGCGGAAAGCAGAGACGCTGCTCATGCCCGGAGACCAGGTGAACACATTTTTTTATCAGCCCGCCATAGGTTTCATCATCCGGCAGCTCCATCGTGCCGTCTGCCCAGGACATATGCCCGTCGGCAACCGGCACCACATGCGCCACCCCGACGGAGGCCACCGTATCCAGCAGCCCGAGAAACTCCACGCTGACGGGCAGCCGCATCCCGCCTGTCTGCAGGCACTGCGGCGGTTTTTCACCCTCCGCTGCCGGCGGGGGCAGCAGTTCGCTCAGCCAGCGCACAAAGGTGCGCGCCGCTGCCGCACCGCGGGAAAAACCATAGACATACAGCTTGATGCCTGTCAGTTTCGGCTTGCCCGGCTCAGGCTGAATGATCAGGGGCTTCAAATCAGAGGCCAAATCATTCAGCAAACGAGTGAACTCTTCATAGCGGTTATGGCTGCCGCCAAACCACAGCCGGTTCCAGCTGGTACCCATTTTTTTGAGGGATTCACGGCTGGCTCCTTCGGACAGCTTTATGCTGTTGTTTTCCTTGTCCTTACTCAGGCGCATTAGCACATCAATAATCCGCAGCAGCGCCCAGTTAATCCGCTCCTCACCCTTAACTGCACCCACCAGACCCATGGTGGAATAGTCCGGGTCATTCACTTCCGGGAAGGGGGTGCCCACGCCGGGAATATAAAACTTGAAGTATTTTCCTCCACTGTCTTTTACCCCATCCAGCGGCATCTTTTTGGTATCAGTGACGCCGCCGGCGGTGCCGTCGCCAATTGTGGCACGAAACAAACGCGCGATATTGGTCGGGTGCTTCGGGTCAGAGAGCAGCAGGTCATTGTTCAGGTTATTACCCGTACCGTCGAAAAACAGGCTGATGTGCAGCGTCTTGCAGCACGGCGGCTCCACGCGCCGTCCGGCAGCCAGGCACAGTTCCTGGTGGTAGCGCCGCTCGTCGCTGTTCTGCTGATGGCAGTTCTGCCCAACCTGCAGCGCCCGGCCCGGCAGACGTCCCTGCGGCGGAAACGGCGGCGGGACCCAGGCGGCATGGGTTTCGGTTATTTCGGACATACGGCGGGCTCCTTCATCTTGACGGGCTCTTTTATCGGGTACGACGGACTGCCGTAGGTGTAACAGCTGGTGGTCACCTTCACGTCATCGCAGGGTAAAAAGTGCACCGTAATGCCGCACACATCCTGGCCGTTATAGTCGGGCAACGGGACGGTTTTACTGTGCTGACGGTTGTTTTGTTTTAAATTATCTCTCCACTCTCTGTATTTTTTTGAATCAGCAAATCCAGGAAAACCTTCAGTCGATGCCTCACCACTTTCCCAGTCAACGCGCACCGTCATACCCGGCGTCCAGCGGGCGGGCACGCTGAAGCAGCAGCCGCCTCCGCCGCCCTGAAACGGACCTATAATGTCGATACCCGACTGGCCATTGACACTGAAGTGGTTAATTGCCCATTTGGTGTGGTTGATGGCGTCAATGGTGCCGCCACCGCCGCCTCCGGCCTGTGCGGCAGGCTGTGCGCAGCCGGTTAACAGCAGCAGCCCCGCCAGCAGCGGGCTGATTAATGCAGATTTCATCGGACTCTCCCTGTCGGTTTGAGGGTAATTAAGGGATGGTGATGCCACCCCTGGGAAACGGAGGCGAACTACTTCGGACAGACGGCCGGCTCCTTCATCCTGACGGGCTCTTTTATCGGATAGTTCGCATTTCTCGGTGACCAGCAGCTGGTGGTCACTTTCACGTCATCGCAGGGCAAAAAGTGAACCGTAATGCCGCACACATCCTGGCCGTTATAGTCGGGTAGCGGGACGGTTTTGCTGTGCTGACGGTTCTGAGCTTTAATATTCCTTGCCCACTCTAAAAACTTCTTCTCATCTTCATATCCCGGGAAACCCGCAGATGAACCCACCCCGGTTTCCCAGTCAACGCGCACCGTCATACCCGGCGTCCAGCGGGCGGGCACGCTGAAGCAGCAGCCGCCTCCGCCGCCCTGAAACGGGCCTATAATGTCGATCCCCGATTGGCCATTGATACTGAAGTGATTAATTGCCCATTTTGTGTGGTTGATGGCTTTTATTGTTCCGCCACCGCCGCCTCCGGCCCGGGCGGCTGGCTGTGCGCAGCCGGTTAACAGCAGCAGACCCGCCAGCAGCGGGCTGATTAATGCAGATTTCATCGGACTCTCCCTGTCGGTTGAGGGTAATGAAGGAATGGTGATGTCACCCCGGGGAAA is a genomic window containing:
- a CDS encoding T6SS phospholipase effector Tle1-like catalytic domain-containing protein translates to MSEITETHAAWVPPPFPPQGRLPGRALQVGQNCHQQNSDERRYHQELCLAAGRRVEPPCCKTLHISLFFDGTGNNLNNDLLLSDPKHPTNIARLFRATIGDGTAGGVTDTKKMPLDGVKDSGGKYFKFYIPGVGTPFPEVNDPDYSTMGLVGAVKGEERINWALLRIIDVLMRLSKDKENNSIKLSEGASRESLKKMGTSWNRLWFGGSHNRYEEFTRLLNDLASDLKPLIIQPEPGKPKLTGIKLYVYGFSRGAAAARTFVRWLSELLPPPAAEGEKPPQCLQTGGMRLPVSVEFLGLLDTVASVGVAHVVPVADGHMSWADGTMELPDDETYGGLIKKCVHLVSGHEQRLCFPLDSVRRANGKYPPCATEVVYPGMHSDIGGGYPPGDQGKANGEDDSLLLSQVVLHDLYASAFSAGAPLKVPLQALPEDKKSDSWRLMPLDSIKEFLIHGDLFNRFNAWRELTLGQTTPKTFDPEAASHYEPPAAGGSLETVIAEQMAWITAWRIDRYARGSMLKTPFYQRATNTEALPAARKAAEVIRDKEQEKVLSARQNQIANQPPDRMDELVLQPGVKDFDPKMDQTQLFDAAKEFGKDYHDGYRIPDNLAQLVLDTVLQPVIFVLNTDDEAQEYRRMKRDGEARVAVLFPDAGEASNAEQPAGLVRALFDDQIHDSRAWFMYAALGTREMWTGYFRYRMIYFSERCSKPLSPLVLAGDLVGFATVTAGVVLSFRQKRLTGKLAGLAATGAVRSLEVAVLDQITGEALPELPGGEQLRAFTHEPGTVVAQQKARKADEQLARGQAALPASWLEDVLTTTV
- the tli1 gene encoding T6SS immunity phospholipase A1-binding lipoprotein Tli1-KP yields the protein MKSALISPLLAGLLLLTGCAQPAARAGGGGGGTIKAINHTKWAINHFSINGQSGIDIIGPFQGGGGGCCFSVPARWTPGMTVRVDWETGVGSSAGFPGYEDEKKFLEWARNIKAQNRQHSKTVPLPDYNGQDVCGITVHFLPCDDVKVTTSCWSPRNANYPIKEPVRMKEPAVCPK
- the tli1 gene encoding T6SS immunity phospholipase A1-binding lipoprotein Tli1-KP, with amino-acid sequence MKSALISPLLAGLLLLTGCAQPAAQAGGGGGGTIDAINHTKWAINHFSVNGQSGIDIIGPFQGGGGGCCFSVPARWTPGMTVRVDWESGEASTEGFPGFADSKKYREWRDNLKQNNRQHSKTVPLPDYNGQDVCGITVHFLPCDDVKVTTSCYTYGSPSYPIKEPVKMKEPAVCPK